In Aspergillus oryzae RIB40 DNA, chromosome 6, one genomic interval encodes:
- a CDS encoding carotenoid oxygenase family protein (lignostilbene-alpha,beta-dioxygenase and related enzymes): protein MIGKEKNRKHLYFSGNYAPIYTVQHAYPCEVQGTIPEEFLGGQYVRNGSNSLQDDDRRDLHWFDGDGMLSGVFFRRMSGSKVQQPLYSNRYILTDVHCATAEYPHISPIISSATTLLSPMVSPLKVFMGMLRTMALMLSSFLGFVVRPIRRISTANTNILYHDGRVLATMETGPPMRVYLPSLSTVGWFTGSSAEGEPPDETMGPSIGGPGIEGFHNEMTTAHPHSDYQTGELLLFHSTFIFPFVHYSIISSGCAGKHGSYLNQPVPGFTSGKMMHDFGVSRKHTIMLDVPLSMDPTNITHNKPAIEYDPHGRTRFGVFPRYCPPQIQWYETDPCCIFHTVNSWDESVPWGTRVHMLFPADKSSTITEQWALSAIPFEFPHVPRHIEMTAARFVYGCSMSEGNFATRQKSSVKIDCLVKIDVRHLLQVAEAHPPTQITGCVDQRSINEILATNDANDPIQVFALPYGWYAQECSFVPRKDGISEDDGWLVTYVFDESQLDANGNAPATSRSELWIIDARNMRDIVARVLLPQRVPYGMHGDWFSEEQILNQREVAEFRSLD, encoded by the exons AtgattgggaaagaaaaaaatcgCAAACATCT TTATTTCTCCGGAAACTATGCTCCCATATACACAGTTCAGCATGCGTATCCCTGCGAGGTTCAGGGCACAATTCCCGAGGAGTTTCTAGGAGGACAATATGTTCGCAACGGCAGCAATTCTCTTCAAGATGATGATCGCCGCGACCTCCACTGGTTTGATGGTGATGGCATGCTTTCTGGGGTGTTCTTCAGGCGCATGTCTGGCTCGAAGGTGCAGCAGCCGTTGTATTCGAATCGGTATATCCTGACGGATGTGCACTGCGCAACTGCGGAGTATCCACATATTAGTCCGATTATCTCAAGCGCTACCACACTACTCAGCCCTATGGTATCTCCGCTGAAAGTTTTTATGGGCATGTTGCGGACCATGGCGCTGAtgctctcatccttcctcgGCTTTGTAGTCCGTCCAATCCGGAGAATTAGCACCGCCAACACTAACATTCTCTATCATGATGGAAGGGTGCTGGCAACCATGGAGACTGGTCCACCAATGAGAGTCTACCTTCCGTCTCTAAGCACAGTAGGATGGTTCACAGGGAGTAGCGCCGAGGGAGAGCCCCCTGATGAGACAATGGGGCCATCTATCGGTGGTCCTGGGATAGAAGGATTTCATAACGAGATGACGACAGCTCAT CCTCACAGTGATTACCAGACAGGCGagttgctgctcttccattCGACATTTATCTTCCCATTTGTACACTACAGTATCATATCATCTGGATGCGCCGGCAAGCATGGGTCATACCTCAACCAACCCGTTCCTGGTTTCACATCTGGAAAGATGATGCATGATTTCGGGGTTTCGCGCAAGCACACCATTATGCTAGATGTTCCTCTTTCTATGGATCCAACAAATATAACCCACAACAAGCCTGCCATAGAGTATGACCCACACGGTCGCACCCGTTTTGGGGTCTTTCCTAGGTACTGTCCCCCTCAGATTCAATGGTATGAAACCGATCCTTGTTGCATTTTCCATACGGTCAACAGTTGGGATGAAAGCGTCCCCTGGGGAACACGAGTACACATGCTC TTTCCGGCGGATAAATCCAGCACTATAACCGAGCAATGGGCGCTGTCCGCAATTCCGTTCGAATTTCCCCACGTCCCACGACATATAGAGATGACCGCCGCCCGATTCGTGTACGGATGCTCTATGAGCGAAGGGAACTTTGCCACGAGACAGAAATCCAGCGTCAAGATTGACTGTCTTGTAAAAATAGACGTCCGCCACCTATTGCAGGTGGCTGAAGCTCACCCGCCAACTCAGATAACTGGATGCGTTGACCAACGATCTATCAATGAGATTCTCGCTACTAATGATGCGAATGACCCCATTCAAGTGTTTGCTCTTCCGTATGGATGGTACGCACAGGAGTGCTCATTTGTGCCCCGAAAGGATGGCATctctgaagatgatggatggctcGTCACATATGTATTTGACGAATCTCAACTTGATGCCAACGGTAACGCGCCAGCAACCTCGCGCAGTGAGTTGTGGATAATCGATGCTCGCAACATGAGGGATATTGTGGCGAGGGTGTTGCTACCACAGCGTGTGCCGTACGGTATGCATGGGGATTGGTTTTCAGAGGAGCAAATCCTGAATCAGCGGGAGGTAGCTGAGTTTCGCTCTCTAGACTGA
- a CDS encoding uncharacterized protein (predicted protein) yields the protein MGLDYILVHVTYNIPLAGILTLVYWPFMTRLDWQKISTLVIISLVATIPWDSYLVRHRIWTYAPNGVIGWTLYDIPSEEVFFFIIQTYNTSLVYLILTRWLVLPMYLGTVARKETLIGASILLLAISVGLIALCFGDHFTYFGMIITWAGPFLLIQWVFSSGFIIALPKLELMVSITLPTLFLWTVDTISINQGTWTVEAPTKLGVQLWSGMDIEEVLFFLITNIVIVFGLVCIDYAIAMATCELVQSPQAVQSFPSYFRVLARFVTNKYHPDKQFVASLRKAVDRLAASSQSMYMGSAMFQGPFRIDLILLYSFFRVADDLVDESQDTESARMIIEQCDQLLEAKFSHPELFPFSPGYQEAKHPAPPELIAAIDSLPVSRLRLEHLKGLIEGFRTDLTFSAKPGSFPFVTESDLDTYAYHVASSVAASMLGLVVHHFPDHQFAINVFLRRRVVDAGERMGQTLQYINVARDIARDAAINRVYLPTTWLKQQGLGPEDVLASPTDSRLELVRDRLLDRAEFLSASAREEMKFLPDEVQGPFLATVDSYLEIGAALRRGMRPRTLDDKLRLPLGTRLWVAYRAMAWRK from the exons ATGGGACTCGACTATATTCTGGT ACATGTCACCTATAATATACCCTTAGCGGGGATCCTGACTCTGGTTTACTGGCCTTTCATGACACGTCTGGACTGGCAAAAGATTTCCACCCTCGTCATT ATATCCCTGGTCGCTACCATTCCTTGGGACTCGTACCTGGTGCGTCATCGCATTTGGACGTACGCCCCTAATGGAGTTATAGGCTGGACACTATACGATATCCCATCAGAAGAggtgtttttttttatcatcCAAACGTATAATACCAGCTTGGTATATTTAATTCTAACCCGGTGGCTTGTGCTGCCGATGTATTTGGGTACTGTCGCACGAAAGGAAACCCTAATTGGAGCTTCcatacttctccttgctATTTCCGTTGGGCTTATCGCATTGTGCTTTGGAGATCATTTCACTTATTTTGGTATGATCATCACATGGGCTggtccttttcttctcatacAATG GGTATTCTCGTCTGGTTTCATTATAGCACTTCCCAAATTGGAGCTTATGGTATCCATTACGCTTCCCACTCTCTTCCTATGGACAGTAGACACAATTTCTATCAATCAAGGAACTTGGACTGTTGAAGCGCCGACCAAACTAGGCGTTCAGCTATGGAGTGGTATGGATATAGA GGAagtgctcttcttccttatcACCAACATAGTGATCGTTTTCGGTCTAGTATGTATTGATTATGCTATCGCGATGGCAACCTGTGAACTAGTGCAATCACCGCAAGCAGTCCAAAGCTTCCCGTCATATTTCCGGGTCCTAGCACGATTTGTGACCAACAAATACCATCCAGACAAACAATTCGTGGCTAGTCTGCGAAAGGCAGTTGACCGTCTCGCAGCCTCCAGCCAAAGCATGTACATGGGAAGTGCCATGTTTCAGGGACCGTTCCGGATTGATCTAATCTTGCT ATACTCGTTCTTCCGAGTAGCAGACGACCTAGTCGACGAATCCCAAGACACCGAAAGCGCACGCATGATAATTGAGCAATGCGATCAGCTTCTCGAAGCTAAGTTTTCTCACCCAGAACTATTTCCATTCTCGCCTGGCTACCAAGAGGCTAAACATCCTGCACCTCCAGAGCTTATCGCAGCTATTGACAGTCTTCCCGTCTCCCGATTGCGGCTCGAGCATCTAAAAGGTCTCATCGAGGGCTTCCGGACGGATCTTACATTCAGCGCCAAACCTGGGTCCTTCCCTTTCGTCACAGAATCTGATCTTGATACCTATGCTTATCACGTCGCTAGTTCGGTAGCGGCATCCATGTTAGGTCTGGTCGTTCATCATTTTCCGGATCATCAATTTGCAATCAACGtgtttcttcgtcgtcgcGTTGTAGATGCAGGTGAAAGGATGGGCCAGACCCTTCAGTATATCAATGTAGCCCGTGATATTGCTCGTGATGCTGCCATTAACCGGGTATATCTACCTACGACATGGCTGAAGCAACAGGGGTTGGGTCCTGAAGATGTGCTTGCCTCCCCTACAGATTCTCGATTAGAGTTGGTGCGGGATAGACTACTTGATAGGGCGGAATTCCTCAGTGCTTCAGCTCGGGAGGAGATGAAATTTCTGCCTGATGAAGTTCAAGGGCCTTTTCTTGCGACCGTTGATAGTTACCTGGAGATAGGGGCAGCTTTGAGAAGAGGTATGAGGCCGAGAACCCTCGATGACAAGCTAAGGCTTCCACTAGGAACACGCTTGTGGGTTGCTTATCGGGCTATGGCTTGGAGAAAGTAG
- a CDS encoding phytoene desaturase family protein (phytoene dehydrogenase and related proteins) gives MSSIPIGILSRPESRQLIAPGAGAGGIATAARLAQEGFHVKVVEQHGFIGGRCSIISKDGYRFDQGPSLLLMREVFEETFQDLGTSLEQENVRLVKCEPNYCVWFPDKDIIELSTNLTRLKAQIQHHEGPDGFPRFCAFLNEAGTHYNLSLAHVLRKNFPGFLSLLRWDVLRSLISMHPWTSTYSRAARYFYSEKMRRVWTFGSMYLGMSPYRAPGTYSLLQYIETVDGIWYPEGGFQRVLRALGDIGMRSGVEYILNSPVKSVLLDDSNHVVKGVLLEDGEELYADLVVINADLVYAYNELLPKTRRSHDLKKRPVSCSSISFFWSFDEKLPHLRAHNIFLAEKYRESFDAIFEDHRIPDGPSFYVNVPSKIDPTAAPPGKEAVVVLVPVGHLTSEKGGQLEEEKWDTLVSQTREIVLDTIEARTGLQDLRSRLVHEMVETPLSWEERFNLDRGAILGLSHSFFNVLSFRPQIKHPDIERLYFVGASTHPGTGVPVCLAGSKLVTQQIVEDWNMGIRQKPRSGFILTLVMALLTLVVSFLWRH, from the exons ATGTCCTCCATCCCCATTGGTATCTTATCAAGGCCCGAATCAAGGCAGCTAATAGCTCCAGGTGCTGGTGCCGGAGGAATTGCCACAGCAGCACGACTGGCCCAAGAAGGGTTCCACGTCAAAGTTGTAGAACAGCACGGATTCATTGGGGGTCGATGCTCCATTATCTCAAAAGACGGCTAT CGCTTCGACCAAGGCCCGTCATTGCTTCTAATGCGCGAGGTCTTTGAAGAAACGTTCCAGGATCTCGGTACCTCGTTAGAGCAAGAAAATGTCCGTTTAGTCAAATGCGAGCCAAACTATTGTGTTTGGTTCCCTGacaaagatatcatagaGCTATCGACTAATCTCACACGCCTGAAGGCGCAGATACAACATCACGAAGGTCCCGATGGGTTTCCACGATTCTGTGCCTTTTTGAACGAGGCCGGTACTCATTATAACCTGTCACTTGCGCATGTGCTGCGAAAGAACTTTCCTGGGTTTCTGAGTTTGCTGCGGTGGGATGTACTTAGATCTCTGATCTCCATGCATCCATGGACGAGCACATACTCTCGAGCCGCGCGGTATTTCTATTCAGAGAAGATGCGACGTGTGTGGACTTTTGGTAGTATGTATCTGGGCATGAGTCCTTATCGGGCTCCAGGGACGTATTCTCTGCTACAGTATATCGAGACGGTGGATGGGATATGGTACCCAGAGGGAGGATTCCAAAGG GTCCTGAGAGCTCTAGGAGATATCGGAATGCGATCTGGAGTCGAATACATCCTAAACAGTCCCGTCAAGTCTGTCCTACTCGATGACAGTAATCACGTCGTAAAAGGtgttcttctggaagatggcgaagaactTTATGCTGACTTGGTCGTCATAAATGCCGATCTTGTCTACGCATACAACGAACTCCTTCCAAAGACACGCCGGTCGCACGACCTGAAAAAGCGACCTGTATCGTGCAGTAGCATCTCATTTTTCTGGTCTTTTGACGAGAAACTACCTCACTTACGAGCACACAATATCTTTCTGGCTGAAAAGTACCGGGAAAGCTTCGATGCCATCTTCGAAGACCACCGTATTCCAGATGGACCGTCATTCTATGTTAATGTGCCCAGTAAGATCGATCCAACTGCAGCACCACCTGGTAAAGAGGCTGTTGTCGTGTTAGTCCCAGTAGGTCATTTGACATCTGAAAAAGGAGGAcagcttgaagaagagaaatgggaTACCCTAGTATCTCAAACGCGTGAAATTGTCTTGGACACTATCGAGGCTCGAACGGGGCTACAAGACTTGCGGTCTAGGTTGGTCCATGAAATGGTTGAGACGCCGCTTTCTTGGGAAGAAAGGTTCAATCTCGACCGTGGTGCGATCTTGGGTCTATCGCACTCGTTCTTTAATGTGCTTAGCTTTAGACCACAGATCAAGCACCCGGATATTGAACGGCTTTATTTTGTTGGAGCCAGCACGCATCCAGGGACAGGGGTTCCTGTTTGCCTGGCGGGGAGCAAGCTTGTCACTCAGCAAATAGTGGAGGATTGGAATATGGGAATCAGGCAAAAGCCTCGATCGGGGTTTATATTGACACTAGTGATGGCTCTGTTGACACTGGTGGTATCCTTTTTGTGGAGGCATTAG
- a CDS encoding class I SAM-dependent methyltransferase (predicted protein) produces MSLRPLHCKSGIIEAESQLSDITWPTGDSDVSSFTTSIASSIKDYVYENGRRYHGFREGEYLFPNDETEQARMDMLHHIYRLMLGGGLYKAPTPQSPQRILDIGTGTGIYAIDIADEFPNAEILGIDLSPIQPHCISNWDRLFQQAFHHMRPGGYIEMREFRVWFYSQEGELSDESSVRQWNCHLVDGMNIFGKSINVVDELVEKLKAAGFVGVREDVLKVPVGPWPKDPRLKELGRWMQIQTMDAIEPLPLALFPRVLGWSEQESRILFFESSTRI; encoded by the exons ATGTCTCTCAGG CCATTACATTGCAAGAGTGGCATCATTGAAGCTGAAAGTCAATTATCTGATATTACATGGCCTACTGGTGACAGTGACGTATCATCTTTCACTACCTCTATTGCTTCGAGCATCAAGGATTATGTCTACGAGAACGGCCGTCGCTATCATGGTTTTCGGGAGGGTGAATATCTTTTCCCGAATGATGAGACCGAGCAAGCTCGCATGGACATGCTTCATCACATCTATCGTCTCATGCTAGGGGGTGGCCTTTATAAAGCCCCGACTCCACAATCTCCTCAACGCATCCTGGATATCGGCACAGGGACCGGCATCTATGCGATTGATATAGCAGATGAATTCCCAAATGCAGAGATATTGGGGATCGACCTAAGCCCAATTCAGCCCCATTG TATTTCCAACTGGGACCGGCTCTTCCAACAAGCATTCCATCATATGAGGCCTGGTGGATACATAGAGATGCGGGAGTTTCGTGTTTGGTTTTATTCGCAGGAAGGCGAGCTCTCGGATGAGTCTTCTGTTCGGCAATGGAATTGCCACCTTGTGGACGGCATGAATATCTTTGGAAAATCAATAAATGTCGTCGACGAGCTAGTCGAGAAACTGAAAGCGGCTGGATTTGTAGGAGTGCGTGAAGACGTGCTGAAGGTTCCCGTTGGGCCCTGGCCAAAGGATCCGCGTCTCAAGGAGCTTGGCCGGTGGATGCAAATACAGACAATGGATGCCATCGAGCCATTGCCCTTGGCGCTCTTTCCTCGCGTACTGGGCTGGTCTGAGCAAGAAAGTCGTATCCTTTTTTTCGAAAGCTCGACAAGAATTTAA